The DNA region GCGATCCTTCTTCATTTACTTTTTGGGATCTTATTTAGGATCCCTGTGGATACTTGGATTATCACTTCTGTCTCCAGTATTTACGGCCCTGCATTTGTGCCTTCCGTCGCAGCTGCAATTGGTAATAGAGGTGTGCTGATTTTAGGGATTTTGACCGGGCTAATCGGGTACGCTGTTGGAAATTATTTAGGTTTGGCAGTGTATTGGTTTTTGGCGAGGTAGGGGGGAAGGACGCGGAGGAAGGAGAGGCTCAGAGTTTTTTCACGCAGAGGTGTAGAGCCGCGGAAGTTTTTTACTCAGGTTCAGGAGCTCGTTTTGTGCGAGAGCGATTTTTGCCTGGAAGCTATCGAGATTTAAGCAACTAGTAAGTAAACCCTCATTTCTCCGTTGTAATCCGGATTTCCTTCTAAGATTTGTTTTTTAGGATTTGGATACAAATCTAACGTTTCTAAAGCAAGATATCCTAGTAGAGGAGGAGTCCCAATCGGCAGCTCCATGACTTCCATATTGCATTTTCTATCCCAAATCTTAAGTTGTATTGGTGAATAGACTTTTGTTTGGACCGTTCCATTTGCAGTGATGGCGGGTCTAGTATACATTGGTTGCAA from Leptospira selangorensis includes:
- a CDS encoding retroviral-like aspartic protease family protein, with the translated sequence MGRIYQKAELENTADVLAYKSGNLVQDRIRKVEIEFLVDTGASMVCLPGDLIQILGLQPMYTRPAITANGTVQTKVYSPIQLKIWDRKCNMEVMELPIGTPPLLGYLALETLDLYPNPKKQILEGNPDYNGEMRVYLLVA